A genome region from Chloroflexota bacterium includes the following:
- a CDS encoding transcription factor: MFVGPNQYFKIVIDSFDGSTIKAWHFEDPKGNKTGNLALQNKGKHVDLLVTNANRTVSHFTTRYASRIYAEWDKLREAAGQ, translated from the coding sequence GTGTTTGTTGGACCAAATCAGTATTTCAAGATCGTGATTGACAGTTTCGACGGCTCGACGATCAAAGCATGGCATTTCGAAGATCCCAAGGGTAACAAAACCGGGAATCTGGCGCTTCAGAACAAGGGCAAGCATGTAGATTTGCTTGTGACGAATGCTAATCGTACGGTTAGTCACTTTACAACGCGCTATGCCAGTCGGATCTACGCCGAGTGGGATAAGCTACGCGAAGCCGCAGGACAATAA
- a CDS encoding putative sulfate exporter family transporter, translated as MTTAKPEAKQPVSTNGPINIIAGLVLVVVLAWLALQLKLMVYNVKDIGLGIPGKALEYPLWAAILGLVVNFLLKAVNLHEFVKAGIRTELFLKIGLVLLGATVSFMTILTAAGGAVIQGIIMIACVYMFCWWLAGKFGLSDSLRAVMSTAISICGVSAAIAAAGSVLAKKEEITYITALVIVTALPLMVISPLIASAIGLPEPVAGAWFGGNVDTTAAVVGAGTIYGKTAQQIATIVKSTQNAFIGVVAFILALYFTTVVEKGKEKPSAGIIWQRFPKFVLGFIIVSILFTVQIIPKPLAAAPFNATDAILFMKDWFFCFAFVCMGLELSVGELKKMGWSPVIVYLIVTVFNTLLALGVSWIIFGYLFPVKM; from the coding sequence ATGACTACGGCAAAACCTGAAGCCAAACAACCTGTATCCACCAACGGTCCGATCAACATTATCGCCGGTTTGGTGTTGGTGGTTGTCCTGGCTTGGCTCGCGCTCCAGTTGAAATTGATGGTTTATAACGTCAAAGACATCGGCTTGGGCATTCCCGGCAAAGCGTTGGAGTATCCGCTGTGGGCGGCGATTCTCGGCTTGGTCGTGAACTTTTTGCTCAAGGCAGTCAACCTGCACGAGTTTGTCAAAGCGGGCATTCGCACCGAGTTATTCCTCAAGATCGGGTTGGTTCTGCTTGGCGCGACAGTTAGTTTCATGACGATTCTCACAGCGGCGGGTGGCGCGGTCATTCAAGGCATCATCATGATCGCGTGTGTGTATATGTTCTGCTGGTGGCTCGCCGGCAAGTTCGGTCTGTCCGATTCGCTCCGCGCAGTCATGTCCACTGCGATCTCGATCTGCGGTGTCTCGGCAGCCATCGCCGCGGCGGGTTCCGTGCTGGCAAAGAAAGAAGAAATCACGTACATCACTGCGCTCGTCATCGTTACGGCGCTGCCGTTGATGGTCATCTCGCCCTTGATCGCGAGCGCGATTGGTTTGCCTGAACCGGTCGCGGGCGCGTGGTTCGGCGGTAACGTGGACACGACGGCGGCGGTCGTCGGCGCGGGCACGATCTACGGTAAGACCGCGCAACAAATCGCGACCATCGTCAAGTCAACGCAGAACGCGTTTATCGGCGTGGTTGCCTTTATCCTTGCCTTGTACTTTACGACGGTCGTCGAAAAAGGCAAGGAGAAACCCAGCGCCGGGATCATTTGGCAACGCTTCCCCAAGTTCGTGCTTGGGTTCATCATCGTTTCGATTCTGTTCACCGTGCAAATCATTCCCAAACCGCTGGCTGCCGCGCCGTTTAACGCGACAGACGCGATTCTCTTTATGAAAGACTGGTTCTTCTGCTTTGCGTTCGTCTGCATGGGCTTGGAACTGTCGGTCGGTGAACTGAAGAAGATGGGCTGGTCGCCGGTGATTGTGTACCTCATCGTGACGGTGTTCAACACCTTGCTCGCTCTCGGCGTGTCCTGGATCATCTTCGGCTATCTGTTCCCAGTCAAGATGTAG
- a CDS encoding SUMF1/EgtB/PvdO family nonheme iron enzyme — MTSLLKLDFVRIPAGEFIIGSDTRVYRQAGTDELPQHHLSVSDFFLMRHPVTNGQFHLFLQATGHRAPLYWNATRDMFDSANTDLPVVGVSFADALAFCQWASHETELPIRLPTESEWEKAARGTDGRLYPWGNEWDASRCNSSESKIGAPSPIRKFSPRGDSPYGIADMAGNVQEWCMSYFGAYPYDPSDGREALVYASDGASVLPKLYETGCVANPQQLEAALGKQVLRGGSWRESKHEGRCAYRSWAAPMHRSDDTGLRCAYELPA; from the coding sequence ATGACGTCGCTTCTCAAATTAGATTTTGTACGTATCCCGGCGGGCGAGTTTATCATCGGCAGTGACACGCGTGTTTATCGTCAAGCCGGTACTGACGAACTTCCTCAGCATCACCTCAGCGTTAGTGATTTCTTCTTGATGCGCCATCCCGTGACGAACGGGCAATTCCACCTTTTTTTGCAAGCCACTGGACATCGCGCACCCCTGTACTGGAACGCTACGCGCGATATGTTCGATTCTGCAAACACCGATTTACCGGTCGTGGGCGTATCGTTCGCGGACGCGCTCGCGTTTTGTCAGTGGGCAAGCCACGAAACCGAATTGCCGATTCGTTTGCCGACCGAATCCGAATGGGAAAAAGCCGCGCGCGGAACCGATGGTCGTTTGTACCCGTGGGGCAATGAGTGGGACGCGAGCCGGTGCAACAGTTCGGAAAGCAAAATTGGCGCGCCGTCGCCGATTCGAAAATTTTCGCCACGCGGCGATAGCCCGTACGGCATCGCGGACATGGCAGGGAATGTGCAAGAGTGGTGCATGTCGTACTTTGGCGCGTATCCGTACGATCCGTCGGATGGACGCGAAGCATTGGTGTACGCGAGTGACGGCGCAAGTGTGTTGCCGAAATTATACGAAACTGGGTGTGTTGCCAATCCGCAACAGCTCGAGGCAGCGTTGGGCAAGCAAGTGTTACGCGGCGGTTCGTGGCGCGAGTCGAAACACGAAGGACGGTGTGCATACCGCAGTTGGGCGGCGCCGATGCACCGTAGTGATGACACCGGCTTGCGATGTGCCTACGAATTGCCGGCGTGA
- the dsrA gene encoding dissimilatory-type sulfite reductase subunit alpha, with the protein MSNNGTPMLDDLEKGPWPSFVTDMKQAAAKKPAVNDLMRQLEASYTEKVGHWKHGGIVGVKGYGGGVIGRYSDSPDRFPGVEHFHTIRVNQPAGWFYNTKSLRALCDVWDKHGSGLTNFHGATGDIILLGTTTDQLQPTFDDLAELGFDLGGSGSAMRTPSCCVGPARCEWACFDSLNVVDTVTRTFQDQLHRPMFPYKFKIKVSGCPNDCVAAIARSDMAIIGTWKGNIAIDQTEVTQCAANGMNIQTEVVDMCPTHCMAWDGSTLKIEDRECNRCMHCINLMPKALRPGNERGASILVGGKAPIVHGAMLGWVVVPFIKLEPPYDNLIELVNKIFEWWDENGKMRERLGELINRQGMGKFLKAVGLKPVPQMIKRPRANPYYFWREGV; encoded by the coding sequence ATGTCCAACAATGGCACTCCCATGCTGGACGATCTGGAAAAAGGACCGTGGCCCTCGTTCGTGACCGACATGAAGCAAGCCGCCGCAAAGAAACCGGCGGTCAACGATCTGATGCGACAACTCGAAGCATCGTACACGGAAAAGGTCGGTCACTGGAAGCACGGCGGCATCGTCGGTGTCAAGGGCTATGGCGGCGGCGTCATCGGTCGCTATTCCGATTCACCAGATCGTTTTCCCGGTGTAGAACATTTCCACACGATTCGTGTGAATCAACCGGCAGGTTGGTTCTACAACACGAAATCATTGCGCGCGCTGTGTGATGTGTGGGACAAGCACGGTTCGGGTCTCACCAATTTTCACGGCGCGACGGGCGATATCATTTTGCTCGGTACGACGACCGACCAACTGCAACCGACGTTCGATGATCTCGCCGAACTCGGGTTCGACCTCGGCGGTTCCGGCTCGGCGATGCGCACGCCCAGTTGTTGTGTTGGTCCGGCGCGTTGCGAGTGGGCGTGTTTCGATTCGCTCAACGTCGTGGACACCGTGACGCGCACATTCCAAGATCAACTGCATCGCCCGATGTTTCCGTACAAATTCAAAATCAAAGTGAGCGGTTGCCCCAACGATTGCGTCGCCGCCATCGCGCGTTCCGATATGGCGATCATCGGCACCTGGAAGGGCAACATCGCGATTGACCAAACCGAGGTCACCCAATGCGCCGCGAACGGGATGAATATTCAAACCGAAGTCGTGGACATGTGCCCGACGCATTGTATGGCATGGGACGGTTCGACGCTCAAGATCGAAGACCGCGAGTGCAATCGCTGTATGCACTGCATCAACTTGATGCCGAAAGCGTTGCGACCTGGCAATGAGCGCGGCGCGAGTATTCTGGTCGGTGGCAAAGCGCCCATCGTGCACGGCGCGATGTTGGGCTGGGTCGTCGTGCCCTTTATCAAACTCGAACCTCCGTACGACAACTTGATCGAACTGGTCAACAAGATTTTCGAGTGGTGGGATGAAAACGGCAAGATGCGCGAACGCCTGGGCGAGTTGATCAATCGCCAAGGTATGGGCAAGTTCTTAAAAGCGGTGGGACTCAAACCGGTGCCGCAAATGATCAAACGACCGCGCGCGAATCCGTACTACTTTTGGCGCGAGGGGGTGTAA
- the dsrB gene encoding dissimilatory-type sulfite reductase subunit beta — translation MATRTDFGPPDYRQMLPPIITKNYGQWKYHERLQPGLLMHVAESGDALYTIRVGSERLLSTDKVREMCDLAEKYCDGYLRFTSRHNVEFLCSDKARVDPLIAELKAKGWPVGGTGHSITNIVHTQGWIHCHTPATDASAVVKSVMDELYQYFGTMDLPGYCRISLACCLNMCGAVHCSDIAILGMHRMVPKINHDIVRTKCELPNVIAACPTGAIRPDPANKSLTVNPDRCMYCGNCYTMCPGMTVADPIGDGISIWVGGKVSNSRSGPAFSRLVVPFLPNNPPRWPETVEVVKMLVETWAKHARKHERMGEWIERIGWERFFEITGLPFTEQMIDDFTMAPETFRTTAAFKW, via the coding sequence ATGGCAACACGCACAGATTTTGGACCGCCCGATTATCGGCAGATGCTTCCGCCGATCATCACCAAAAACTACGGGCAGTGGAAATATCACGAACGCTTGCAACCCGGCTTGCTGATGCACGTCGCGGAATCCGGCGACGCCTTGTACACGATTCGCGTTGGTTCGGAACGGTTGCTCAGTACCGACAAGGTGCGCGAGATGTGCGACCTCGCGGAAAAATATTGCGACGGCTATCTGCGTTTCACCAGTCGTCACAACGTCGAATTCTTGTGTTCCGATAAAGCCAGAGTAGACCCACTCATCGCAGAATTGAAGGCGAAGGGTTGGCCCGTCGGCGGCACCGGTCATTCGATCACGAACATCGTCCACACCCAGGGTTGGATTCACTGCCACACGCCCGCGACGGATGCGTCGGCGGTCGTCAAATCGGTGATGGACGAACTGTACCAATACTTTGGCACGATGGATTTGCCGGGCTATTGCCGCATCTCGCTCGCATGCTGTTTGAATATGTGCGGCGCGGTACACTGCTCCGACATCGCGATCCTGGGTATGCACCGCATGGTGCCCAAGATCAATCACGACATTGTTCGCACCAAGTGCGAACTGCCGAACGTCATCGCGGCGTGCCCGACCGGCGCGATTCGTCCCGATCCCGCGAATAAGAGTCTCACCGTGAATCCGGATCGCTGCATGTACTGTGGCAACTGTTACACGATGTGCCCGGGCATGACGGTCGCGGATCCCATAGGCGACGGCATTTCGATCTGGGTCGGCGGCAAAGTGTCGAACTCGCGCAGTGGTCCGGCGTTCTCGCGCCTCGTCGTGCCATTCCTGCCAAACAATCCGCCGCGCTGGCCCGAGACAGTCGAAGTGGTCAAGATGCTCGTCGAAACCTGGGCGAAGCATGCGCGCAAACACGAACGGATGGGCGAGTGGATCGAGCGTATCGGCTGGGAGCGGTTCTTTGAAATCACCGGCTTGCCGTTCACCGAACAAATGATTGACGACTTTACGATGGCGCCCGAAACGTTCCGCACGACCGCGGCGTTCAAGTGGTGA